The DNA sequence ATATTGAAATACAAATGTAAATCCTATAAGAATAATATAAATTgtgaaataatgtaaataattaggCATTTTATTTATcggtgtttatttatttagaaatttcTCAAGTTTTTCGTCAGGTGTGTGATGTTCTTATTTTAATCTGATGTCATTACGTTGCTGTCTTGCCGCCAGCCAATCGCTGCACTGCTGATCACGGTTTCTAGTATCGATATTTATGCCCTTTCTAAATAACACAAGGACGCAAAGTAATATCAGACAATTTAatccagatattttaatcaaatccgCCAATTCGCATGAAGAACCAAATTAGCCAGAGATCAGTTATCACGATTGGAAGAACTGgcatctgtcaaatcatctcagatAGCCTATAAACGAGGTACGAATGGACCCCTGTTTTGAAAGTCTTGTAAATACACGTTTTTTAAATTGTCAGCCATATTTATCagatgatacttttttttactctgatCAGCACGCAATAGTAGCTATACTGACACAATGGCACTGATCCATTTTGCCCCTTAAACTAATTAAACTAAGTTTAAACTAATAGACATCCTGTAGTATTGTTAGCATTGCCTGCAGTATCAGAAACTACCTTTAATTTATGCTTACGGGAAAAACATTCACTTTTGTAACAAATACTACATTAAATGTAAATCACCACTGAGAATAAAGAAATACATTCAGAAGCATTACaattaggcctacatttttcccccaacacttaaaaaaaaaaacccctcatGTTATGGCAAACTCAAGTGTTTATCAAAGCTGTGATATAAAAATGACCTCTGAGTGTGTCTACATGAAGGACAAAAGTTCAGTGATGTTTGTGAGAGACGAACAAATGAGAAGTAATTTGTgtgaattaaaacattttaattagagagagagagagagagagagagagagagagagagagagagagagagaggtaaacaacaacaaaaaaagtcatttaaaaagtTCAAGGAACATTCCACAGCACAAGATAATGGGCCTGGTCTGTGTCTATCTGAATTAGGGGAGGATAAAAATAAGCTGATTattaaagcatatttacagaTGCAGATGTTCTCTTCTAacacaatttaaatgaactttgtgtatgctgtttgtttgtcatcctaaaataataataatccccTGAGCTTAGGTAGTCAATTATGAGAGtgcttttacaaaaaaaaaaaaaaaaaaaaagaatcagataaataaaagtaacaacTGTAGTTGAAcatttttccatgttttttttttttttttttttttttattttggcccCCCTGGGTCagatgcaaaacaaaaaaaaaggtacaaccACATGAAAATACATGAAATACATGAAAAACACGAAAGCTACACCAGTGGTCCATAAAATGAGTGTAGAGGGGGCATCTATGAAAATGCAAtgccaaataaaataaaaacaaaaacaaaaatgaggtCTTTCTCAGAAGGAAGACTAAACTCAGCATATTCCATCTTCCAATGTGGTTTCCATAAGGAAGAGaaaaagggagaaaaaaaaaaaaaaaaaaacccctcaaTTATAGGCTTTGCTTCACTCAGAGTGAGTAGGAGCACTTGGTTTTGTTCCTGGTTGATCGGCATATTTGCTTGTGACATTATATATGAGAAAAACCAAATCAAACATTAAAGTGTCTACAGTCATTATAGACAACAGCCAGCCTTTGATCTGTAAATTGGCActtattgggaaaaaaaaaaggggggggggctcattttctcataatacaacttcaacaacttttaaaaacaaatagacaaacacttaaaaaaaaaaaaaggaagatgaAAATCTCCCTTcctaacataaaaaaataaaaggggggaataaaaaaaataataataatatagcagCACAGCACATTGGTGTCTGGAGGTTTCCTGTATATCTGAGCTTCACCTTTCTCTCAGATGTCTGTCTACAAGCACAAAAAGGAGGCTAACAGAGGACTTAAGGTCTTCATGGAATAAATCACCTTTATTCAAACAGTGAATGGAGTCATTGACAGAGCCCGTGTGTTCACGAAATGTTCAATGActaactgaatgaatgaatggtgaACGGAGCTGGAAATACAAATGCTAGAGACTTTCTCAGAATTTGCTGTAGAGCCTTGAAAATGCACCTCTGTCAATTCCTCAAAACCCCCATGGCATGGCATGACATTTCAGGTCAAAAGGGGAGGAAACAAAAAGGGGGTGGAAATATGATTGTGCAACCAATTCCTGTTTTCCTGAGAGGCCAAGTACAGAAATTGTGCTGCCTCCCTGAAAGAAGCTAAACTTTCCAGTGCAAGGACAGGACATGTAAAACACCAATTAATGAACTAACGTAAAATGGGTTTCAGCTTTAAAATCTGCTTTGGTTGTTCATTCAGAGAGAGATCCTGAGGTTTCTACTGAAAACACTGCTCAGATTTGCTTTTGGCAGAAAACAAGTGTTTTTACAGTAACACAGTGGACTGAAATTTGTAAATGAGGTCCTTGATAAATAAATTAAGGATAGAGAACCCTGCACAACATGGCTGCAATTTCTGCCCTGAataacttgaatgaatgataaatTAATTTGCCACTTAAGTCCCAGCAACAGTCCCAGCAACACTTAAGTCCCATACATATTCACAGTCTGCCATCACTATCACTGTGTGactttgtgaagaaaaaaataagtctgCATAAGTACAAATTATTCAGTTGCTGGGGGTCCCGTGTACGCAAACAGCAAAAGAGTTTTTTCTGATGCTTCGAAATTAAATGGCTTATGTGGGGTCCAGCTTTAGATGAATGGAAGCAGCTTGTGTCCTTTGATGCTCGTGCTTTTCGTAAACATTTTGTTATATTGACAGATTCTAGGGACTTTCAGACGTCAACAAGTCTTTTTCCAGCCACAACAGCCTTTTTATCGAATCAAAACTGAACAGGGCCTTTGAGGTGCTTCAAGTGCTACATGAGAGTCCTTCCGACAAAGTAATTGGGcagagaggtcagaggtcaacaCACTGCCTAGTTGAAGATTCTGATAAAGTTCATCAGGGATGACCAGAGGCTGGAGAAGGTGGTAAAGATCAGGCACAGTCGCCCACGATCACAAGTGGAGCGAGGAGCTGGCGCAGTTCAGAAGCACACACCGGCCCTCGGTGCTGGCTGCCTGCGGTCTTCCTGCGGCAGGCCAGCTTGGACCTGGAGGGAGGGGACAGCAGCATGGAGCCAGAGCTGCTGGAGAGGAGATGGGGGGAGGAAAGCTCCTTGTCTAGCTGCTGCTGCTCCTCGCTCTCTTCCCTCTCAGCCAGCTGCCGGTTCATGGCTACGGCCTGCCCTGCAAAGAACGTCAGGTCCTGAGCACTACCGCCCCTAGAGAAAGGACATTGATGGCCAGGACAGCATGAATATTAATGAACTGGTATTTACAGTCAAAACTATTGCAGCTGGATAATGGGATTcagaaacattattaaaggcccCGATATTCTTCCAGCAGAATCAAAAAACGAACTTGTGTGACAAAATCCAAACAAAATCAGACAGAGTTCAAATTCTGCCAAAGCAGAGTTCGTTCGGGGATTGTTTTGGAAGTGTGAAATTCCTGGGGAGGGGGgttatatagaaataaaataattcactcCGGCTAAACCCATTCAAACTGCCATTGGTCTGTAGCCATTATGTATAGCTAAGTGTGCTtctaatcaaaagtgacatgcACACACCTTTAAGTTTAATACTATAAAGCTGCTTTCTTTATAgtactttatacaatagattccTTTATAAATAAACCTGACTTGGCCAAATTGAAGAGCTCGTTTTCTCAACacagtcatttttgttgtgtttatattttgttattgagaggaaagtgcGTAGCACGCATTTACATATGTGGGCGACATTGggatgttcgctaacagtataCCACTCATTTCAAACTTAGAGCACAGTGaaaaaagaactttgctgtAGGTATATCAGAGCCTTTAGTCTGCACTTTACCCACCTCTGATGTAGTATGGACGCAGACACAGCGTTTGGTGCACACTAAAATGAAGGACAACAGAAATGGGTCACTAAACACGATTTACAAGTCAAAGAAGCAAATATGTGTTAACTAGGTTAAATAACGTCACCAGAGTCCTAGAGATGGGAGGGAATGGACATACCCCTTTAACCCATGGGTGCTGCAGCACTTGAGCGGCACTGAGGCGGTCTTTGGCATCCCGTACCAACAGCTTGGTGATGAGGTCTTTGGCTGCAGGGGATATGTGTGCCCAGTCCTTCTCAGGAAACTCATATTTGCCTTCCTGAATACTCTCAAACAGCATGCTCTGTGGACGCATTGTGATGAATGGTATTAAAAATCCAATCTGAAGTAGTATCAGggaattttttttcctactggCCTGGTCAGCCCAGTGGTTCAGATTTTTACTTTCCCTGCcacaaaaataactatttattgattgatttcaTTGCGCTcttcccttaaaaaaaaaaaaaaaaaaaataatatttattttatattatatatattatatatatatatattatatatatatatatatatatatttatttattttgtaacgaTACCACTGCAAAAACTACTAGCCAAACTAATGTaaagttaaaacattaaagaaataaaaagtgaTTTACCCCAGGCCAATCCCTGGCTTTGAAACAAGATGGCTAGACCAGGTCCTACTGGGTCTTTCATACTACAATTCTTCGGAAAGTTTTGAACTTTCAGTACTTTCGATACTGAATGATTTCCCAGAAAACTAGATGTGTGGTGTACCTGGCAGGCTTGGCAGGGCTCTCCCCAATCCCAACCGCAGTCTGTTCCACAGCGACCCACAAAGGGCGGGTATCCACTCAGCATGATGTAGAGGATGACGCCGAGGCTCCACAGGTCACAGCGCTTATCGTAGATGCTAGCTTCTTCATTAAAGGCTTCCACCACCTCAGGGGCCATGTATTCAGCTGAGCCACACTGTAGGAATAAAATAAACTCTTTAGTATGTACTGTAAAAGCCCTCAGACATACAAAGGAATGTCCATAAATCTCCCACATGGTTTTTAAATGCCACAAATACACTATTGGGGTAGAGCAGAGAGGAACAATCCACCCTCAAGTTCTGGTTTCACTTCATGTTTACAACATATACACTCATTACTACATCCCATCAGAGTGTCCCTAGTTTGGACAACAAGTTCTGATGTACGGTAACGAATCACAAGATGAGCAACCTAGAGCTATCATTTGTCAGAACTGTCAGCACTCCCTCATCTAGGCCTCTCCTGTTTGCTTTCACCTGCGGAGGCATTATCAAGTTCATTGTTCTGAGTTAAGCTGGGGTGGCCTGATCCAATTCAGACCTGGGAGCGTCAGGGGACAACTGTTCCAGCAGGGACCACAGGCAGCTGTCTGCACTGCGTCATGTGGAAACTAGGCCAAAAGGTTGCTGCtcgaggggaaaaaaagaaaaaggatttAAGCTGCTCTACACCGGCTGGGGATAAACAAGCCCCAACCCTGCTTGAGTGttacataacacacacatacaaatggACACCCTGAATGGTGCACTAATAATTAATGcaacagacaaaaacactgaggaGGTTAGCAGTTTAGCAGGACAAGCAGACCGGTTTATTTTTATGGAAGTGCAGCGGTCTGGTAAAAAATTGTTACACAACTACTGCATGAGTCACTGATGCAAACGGAGGAAGCTGCAGACATTATGCCGATGTTTCTGTGCAGACCTAGGGGGAGGAGACTACGTGTCCTCAAATATCCTAAATATCAGGCTGGACTGCCTTCCCTCTGACCCTGACAAATCTAAGCCCAAGCCTTGGTAACCTCGCAAGCACACTCCATGTTCCCTCAAACCATCAGAGCTCTGTAAATCTGTCAGGGGAATCACTTTCAAGGAAACGAGATAGCTGGCAAAAATAGAGTGTGCTGTGATAAAATGCGACTGTGTGCTTTTTCCGTAAGAGGATTGGCCAGTTGATCTTATGACACAATGCCTTTGTAATCAGAAGTAGGAGCTATTGGTTAAACAATTGAAGCTAATAAAAGATCACCTGATAGTGGAAGTGCAATTGGACCCCTTTCACTAGGGACACAGTGGTGCACTGTGATTCAACAAACCGAGAGTCCAGCAGTGATCCCCAATTGTCAGTTTATTGCCCAGCTGATTCTGCTTTCAGCATGACTGAACTCTTACATAATGCTCCTCTGTGCAAGAGGAATCTTAGGAGTGTCACACAAAGCAGTCTGTTGCTTATGAGCAGCCCCACCCACTTCCTCCTGtcattaaaaaggaaaaacaagtgTTTCCAGACAACATGTAGGCTACAGAGGTAGGATTAGCAAGTGATACACAAAGACGATAAGTCATCTTGTTTATATCAGTGACCTCAACCACTGTTAGTTAGCGCTGACATTGCATCAGTCTCAATAACAGTATGTTCTTAGATGGTTTGTGAAGGGAATGTTATCATGGCAAAAGAGGACTTAAGCTCTGGCAAAACCAGGGACTTTCCCTGGTTTCTATTCTAGCAAGTAAAACCACAGTTGTGGGTGAAAAGTGTAACAAAAAGAGTTAAGGGGAAAATCAACCACAGAGTATttaaaagggacagttcacacaaaaatgaaaactgtcaaatacttgtagccataagacttttgttcaagCATGTTTGAGGTCCTGCAGACCAGATTTTATGTATGAACAAAACACTACATTAAATCGATTCATCATATGAAGTTATAATGATTCTTCAAAAGACTTGGATTAGACTGCTTGATTCATAAGGATTGCTTTTAAGATGTCTTTGAGAAGCGTCAAATTTTAGTGGAAtagctttcaatggagggacagaaagctcaggtttcattaaaaacatctccatttgtgttttgaagatgaacgaaagttaaggttttagaacaacatgagttGGTAAATGacgacaattttcatttttgttgaaCTAGGCTTTTCGCCTGGTATGCCTCAGAGGGAAAAGTCATTTCAAATGAGTTATTGTATACAAAAGTAAAAAGCCATGTAGAACTATGTCATGGATCTGTTCTTGAACATCCTGGTGCAGTTATGATcgaataaaaaaagtaaacgGAAAGGGTACACCATCCAAGTTCTGTCCCACCCTGTTTCAGTTGTAGACATCAGGAAGAATAGACTGTACAAAACCACAAGCCTGTAGTAACCCAGTCTGAGTGCTATAAAAGTGTCTGAAAACCCCAGGGTATGGTGGGAAGAGGGAGATATGGGTGAAAAGACTTCCATGAGGAATTTTGTTTATGCTCTCTGTACATGAAGGTATTCACATTAAAAGACCTTTGCCTGTTCCCTTCAGACTTTGAGAGTTAATAAAACTACTTTAGGTCTACGGTTCCTTGATCTGTAATCTTGACATAATTGTGTGACCTATGGTAACGCTTCATCAAAACAAATGTTGAAACTTCACAAAACTCAGTTACTGGAGGCGATCACTTGAAGGTTTATTGGCTGTAGCTTTAAAGCAATAACCTTTATCTCTGCTGTTCTTATTTTGATAGAGGACAACAGTACAGTGAAGCagcaataaaaatgacatttaaacacTGGCTAGTTTTAGTGACTTGATTTAAGTACACCAAGAATTAAATGTAagtgaaataagtttaatttgTGGGTGTTTGCAAGTTCTCAAAAGTCCTCACAacctttaaagtgttagttcaaatgaaaaatctgtcatttattatatcattccacatccgtaaaaccttcgttcatctttggaacaaactcagatatttttgatgaagtgtAAGAAGTTTCTGTTTCTCCATAGatatccaacgcaactaccactccaaggtccagaaaggtaggaaaaagacatcattaaaggaCTCCATGTGACCCCAGTGGCTTAAACTAAATTTTTTGAAGGGACACGAGTGCTTCGTTTGTGCTCTtgatttttgtaagtaaagtggtaaattattttttttttgcgcaaacaaagcactcgcgtcacttcataaaattgggataaaaccactggagtcacatggagtacttaaatgatgtctttttcctacctttctggacattggAGTGGTAATTGTGcaggatctctatggagggacagaaacctctcggatttcatcaaaaacatcttaatttgtgttccgaagatgaacaaagattCTCCTCTTAAAATGGGTTTCTGACTACTTTTTCCTACCCCTGTCTTACAATCACCCGTCCTATAACTCTTTTAGTCATGTTTTAACAATTTCAAACACTTTAATAGCATTACAGAATCAAGAAGCTAATATCCTCCTGGGTTAAACTCACCGGAGTCAAAAGTTCAGGGGTGGAGATGGGAGAGCTGTCACTATTCAGTTTGATCCCACTACCCAAATCAAAATCACAGATCTTCACTGGAGAAATctacagaaaagaaaaagaaaaagcaagTTAAGAAGAGTGTTGCATTGAGTATTCCTAAACCGGGTCAATTCATGTCCTGTTCaacagctcaaaaaaaaaaaaaaaaaaaaaaaaaaaaacacagcacaAAATGTTACTGTACCCAACAGATTCGTCAAAAATCTGGTCAGAAATGCAGTGCATGTTTGTTCTCCTCAGATGTCTCATGTCTCCTCGTGTACAGAGAGAGACTCACCCTGTCACTATGCTCACAGAGGATGTTCTCTGGCTTTAGGTCTCGATGCGCCATCCCTAGAACAAGTAGAAGACATAATGAATAATCATCTATGTTGGTAATGTATAGACTGCATGAAGACATTGTATGCATCATTAATAAAGATCCCAACCTTTGTTATGGAGGAAGTCCAGAGCACTGGCGATGTCCTGCACCACTATGCTGGCTTCCTGCTCATTGAAGTGTTGTCTTCGGTGTATGTGAGTCAATATAGAAcctgagaaaataaataaatgcatgaagATTGCTGATATTTTAGATTATCAAAAGTTCAAAGTTTTCATTttctcatgatccttcagaaataattctaatatgctgacttggtgctcaagaaaaaaaaaaaaagataaatatatttaataaacccACACACCACTTACCGCCTCTCAGTTTTTCAAAGACCAAATAAAATTTGTCCTCTTCCTCAAAGTATTCCACCAGTTCCAAAATGTTTCTGTGGTGAgaaattatattaacattagGCATTGTAACATGTCATCTTAAAAGGATTTTCAAATGAGCTTCACAAgctttgttccaaaacctagtaagCAGTATTGCGACGTCTATGTAGGCAGCTACTTTCTACAGCAGCATCTTAACAGTCACAAGACTTGACCCACAATTGATTTTTATAGTTTGCCATTaccatgttgctaagctaactgCATAATACTCCAAGAATAAAGATACACAACTTCGGGTAATCAATTTCTAATTACATTCAAACTATTTAATTAACACTTTAGTTTACAAACAGTATTAAATGAAGTTTTTCTCCCTTGTCCACCATCTTGGATTCATTTTTACCCACAAAATGAGGTATCAGAAAGGACCAATAGTCTTACACAGAGCTTTCCGTACCTGTGGCCCTGACACTGGTAGAGCATTTCCACCTCCCTGAAGACACGGCTCCGACTGTGGCCCGGCCTCTTCTCAATTATCTGTATAACATTGGAACATCATCTTAATTACCTAATACAAACCCAAGGAAGGACACAGTTCTGCAAATCAAGGTCAGAGCACAATGAGTCTGTTTCGATGGGCTCTTTTGCTACCTGGAGACAGCCCTTTAAGTACACATTTGCTTTTAAGTGGCAAAACTCTCAGACATGTCCACGTCATCTCAGTATTCAGCTTGAGTCGACAGATCTGCGTGTCCCTTTGTGGATCACCCACGCACAGCATGTGTGGGAGATTAGCAAGCACACAGATGACACGCCACTGCTCGTCTACAAAAGAACATCTCAGACCACTGATTCAGCAGGTCACCACATGGTCATCAGGCTTTACAAGCCAGCAGACTAGACAGATGATCAGGTTTCACAACATTCAGGGCACCCAGGGCATATGTAATGTACAGCGTAGTGGCAGGTTCTTAAATCACAAACAAAGGGTTGACTAATGTTGCGATCAAGTCATGTTGTAAAGACTGTACTTACGAGTTGAACGCACATGAATGCCACCACAAAGTCGTACATAGGAGTGGGAAACTCTATCTTCTTTAAGCCCAGAGTTTACTAGTTGGGGGCGTGTCACTGAGAATGGCAGAATACCACAATTCTTAGAGATATTTAGCAGTGACATCGCCAGgctatttacaacaaaataagctaattgcctgcacaaaatataatagcattgtaatataacaatatatgtaaagcaaaacacacctgatgcacattctttgttcttcattttgtatatagtttataaaaccatgctgtatttttgtgtagttaatTAAAAGACGGTACACCGCCATCTTGTTCTGACGAAAGTGATTTGAATGCACCGGACGTCATAAACATGACTTCCCAACTCGTAAATACGAACTTCCCAGGAGACCTACTATTGACGAACCAAATGAATAAAACCAAATCATGCCACCAATTTTCTGGTTTTGTTTACTGGGTGCAGATCCATCACCAGGCCAACTGGGAATGTTGTGATAAGTGGTGTATAGCAGTTAATTTAAATAGCACTGCTTAAATCTCACAAAATGTCTATTAAATTTTACACTGCCATACAAAAGTATGGGGGGTTGGtaaggtttttttgttttttgttttttaaaaaagcacaaataaaagttttgcatttatttgatcaaaaatacagcaaaaacaatttaaaataaattctttttgaatatatttttaaaaatgttttttttttttttcctgtgatgcaaagctaaaATTTTCaggatcattactccagtcttcagtgtcatatgatccttaagaaaacatcattgttgaaaacagttctgctgAGTAATACGTTAAATGGAAATTCGCAAtttttctttgaatagaaagttaaaaacataaaataaaaaaaaaattaaaaaaaaaacagtttttatttttaacaattattttataaacGTCTTAATGGTcactttttaatcaatttagtgcatccttgctgaaaattttttttgttgtttgaaaagaaattaatacttgctgaccccagacttttgaatggtagtgtatatttctGTAGGGCTTGTGCTTACAAGATGTGTTGCCCCCATTTCCAAACATTTCAACCCAATTACACAATTCACATTATATGGGatgcaaattacaaataatCTCAACAGGGAAACTACAAACTTTCCCCAACTTCTAGAAGAGCACCAgctatttaacaatattccatgaCATCAGCCATGTGGAGAACCTGCGGttttcaattttgttttttcttttggtaAGTTACAGAACATTTGCTATGAAATGCCACATGAATGTCCTGCACATGCTTTATTTAGTCCCCTTCCGTTTCCATAATATTACCTTTCCATCTACTAGAGGTCAAACAGATGTAACGAGAGGAACCACACTGCTTTTTCAAAGATTACATGTCCTGCTGCACAATAACAACAATTGAAAAGAGGAAGTTTCTCTGCTGAACAGGCACTAtagtcatttatttttgtttcacagCTGCAGCAGCAGGACAGTAGCTGGAAGGCCAAAGTTCCAGAGAGAAGTACACATAACACAACGCATAAACAAAAACGGCTTATAAGAACACAGCTCAAATCAAAGCTAGTGTCCGGTATTTCCTGATGAGGGCTGAAACACTGATACAGAGCCATCTGTCCCAGCATAAACCCCCTCTTATTCTTATGTAACGCTCTACATTGAAGGCAGGACACATAACTAAGAGCCAAAATTTGCTTGCTTACTTTCCTCAATACATACACCTAGTGTCAAACACATCTTGGAGTgttcataaataaaaacacaaatttaagAGAAGATACTAACAATGTTCACCTGCAATCCAAAGTTACCTCGATTTAGATGCAACTTTTGTAGCAGAATTCACTCTAAAGATGGTAATTTgaccattttaaatatatataaaatattgtattgaaattatgatatattttatataagcaTTTTGATTTGCTTCCTTCTTTAAGCCTTTTATTTTCTCATCGGTTAGCACATTATCTATGCATTGCTCACTCTACAAAACTACGCTGCAGTAATAttaaactttctttaaaaaaaaataaataaaaaaataagtgtcATGATGAGTGACATCACAAGATCAGCTCAGATCATTTAACACACTTCGGCAAATACCACAAGTCTGATTTGGCTATGATCTGGTATTGTGACAGCAAAATCAGAGCAATAATCATGTAAGGAGGGTATTTTGCTTTTGTAACTGGAGTTTAATCTGTACATAGATAAGACTAATTATT is a window from the Ctenopharyngodon idella isolate HZGC_01 chromosome 15, HZGC01, whole genome shotgun sequence genome containing:
- the LOC127495820 gene encoding MAP kinase-interacting serine/threonine-protein kinase 2-like, with amino-acid sequence MVQNKITEVTGFHRSFKGQNPFKTDEFIDSESSFKLDLSSRPVMPSSKPIDIPDAKKRNKKKKRCRATDSFSGRFEDVYKLQNEVLGEGAYAVVQTCINLITNKDYAVKIIEKRPGHSRSRVFREVEMLYQCQGHRNILELVEYFEEEDKFYLVFEKLRGGSILTHIHRRQHFNEQEASIVVQDIASALDFLHNKGMAHRDLKPENILCEHSDRISPVKICDFDLGSGIKLNSDSSPISTPELLTPCGSAEYMAPEVVEAFNEEASIYDKRCDLWSLGVILYIMLSGYPPFVGRCGTDCGWDWGEPCQACQSMLFESIQEGKYEFPEKDWAHISPAAKDLITKLLVRDAKDRLSAAQVLQHPWVKGCAPNAVSASILHQRGGSAQDLTFFAGQAVAMNRQLAEREESEEQQQLDKELSSPHLLSSSSGSMLLSPPSRSKLACRRKTAGSQHRGPVCASELRQLLAPLVIVGDCA